The proteins below are encoded in one region of Lagenorhynchus albirostris chromosome 7, mLagAlb1.1, whole genome shotgun sequence:
- the FAM221B gene encoding protein FAM221B — protein sequence MEADKVTEEPHTTMDAEESLSSKDPSAEDSQKPPIPEIPLEPALSETPLEPLASESHMVPSISQISLETHTAETPLEPSISEISLEPSASKVPLETPTPETQLETHISKVPEKHLTFQTSSLSCVSVSSSDYLKEAFSESSSSEGSWTRRSIQTSESESVPKRSLSGFPAQVHLDTSAKDGEEEEEGEKGVDATDSTTHAAQPEHQLGYTVYPVVPAEQADLVEVTKAMHKGKFGAQGNYLFQWEKEAALNAIQTGLYIGWRCPHHLWDCFRIEDESKCFCGHLLREHQIISDISVPCNVGQCRCLMFCFIPSRPEEVGELWVKRWATFSPRAWRAQCRCKHSHEDHAATRSHSCRVKGCWCNCFAPNFLCAACDWCWEEHKTFFETEETRQRGGRPHGEGATWGRGPLQGL from the exons ATGGAAGCAGACAAGGTCACAGAAGAGCCTCATACCACCATGGATGCGGAAGAGAGCCTTTCTTCAAAGGACCCCTCTGCTGAGGACTCACAGAAGCCCCCTATCCCTGAAATCCCCTTAGAGCCTGCCCTCTCTGAAACCCCTTTAGAGCCCCTTGCCTCTGAATCTCATATGGTGCCATCCATTTCCCAGATCTCTTTAGAGACCCACACTGCTGAAACCCCTTTGGAGCCTTCCATCTCTGAGATTTCTTTAGAACCCTCTGCCTCTAAGGTCCCTTTGGAGACCCCTACCCCTGAGACCCAGTTGGAGACTCACATCTCCAAGGTCCCAGAGAAACACCTTACTTTTCAGACCTCATCATTaagctgtgtctctgtgtcttcctCTGATTATCTgaaggaagccttctctgagtcTTCCTCCAGTGAGGGCTCATGGACAAGGAGGTCTATCCAGACCTCTGAATCTGAGAGCGTTCCAAAGCGCTCCCTTTCGGGCTTTCCAGCCCAGGTCCACCTGGACACATCTGCAAAagatggggaagaggaagaagagggagagaaaggggtggATGCCACTGACAGCACCACGCACGCAGCTCAGCCTGAACACCAGCTGG gTTACACCGTCTACCCAGTGGTCCCTGCTGAGCAGGCAGACCTGGTGGAAGTGACTAAGGCAATGCACAAAGGGAAGTTTGGTGCTCAGGGGAATTATCTTTTCCAGTGGGAGAAGGAGGCAGCCCTGAATGCCATCCAAACAG GTCTCTATATTGGCTGGCGCTGCCCCCATCATCTATGGGACTGTTTCCGGATTGAGGATGAGTCCAAGTGCTTTTGTGGACACTTGTTGAGAGAGCACCAGATCATCTCAG ACATATCCGTGCCCTGCAATGTGGGCCAGTGCCGCTGCCTCATGTTCTGCTTTATCCCATCACGCCCAGAGGAGGTGGGTGAGCTCTGGGTCAAGAGGTGGGCCACCTTTAGCCCCAGGGCTTGGAGAGCCCAATGTCGCTGCAAACACAGCCATGAGGACCACGCAGCTACCAGGTCCCATTCCTGCAGGGTCAAAG GTTGTTGGTGCAACTGCTTTGCGCCTAATTTCCTCTGTGCGGCCTGTGACTGGTGCTGGGAAGAACATAAGACTTTCTTTGAGACTGAGGAGACCCGGCAGcgaggagggaggcctcacggtgAGGGGGCAACCTGGGGTAGGGGTCCACTCCAGGGTCTGTAA